In one Ochotona princeps isolate mOchPri1 chromosome 16, mOchPri1.hap1, whole genome shotgun sequence genomic region, the following are encoded:
- the FXYD3 gene encoding FXYD domain-containing ion transport regulator 3, with amino-acid sequence MQEVVLCLLAFLVGLPALDANDPEDKNSPFYYDWHSLQVGGVICAGILCAMGIIVLLSGKCKCKFG; translated from the exons ATGCAGGAGGTGGTCTTGTGCCTGCTCGCCTTCCTAGTAG GCCTGCCTGCCCTGGATGCCAATGACCCTGAAG aTAAAAACAGTCCTTTCTACTACG ACTGGCACAGCCTCCAAGTGGGCGGAGTCAtctgtgctgggatcctgtgtgcCATGGGCATCATCGTCCTCCTGA GTGGGAAGTGCAAATGCAAGTTCGGCTAG